A portion of the Poecile atricapillus isolate bPoeAtr1 chromosome 7, bPoeAtr1.hap1, whole genome shotgun sequence genome contains these proteins:
- the RNPC3 gene encoding RNA-binding region-containing protein 3, with protein MAAPGAEELRAGGLGPAGGPGLGPGLGPGLGPGLGAIPPHPGVPPHPGVSRRRGRTLLVRHLPAELTAAEKEDLLQHFGAVSVRVLSDHGRLKHTAFATFPSENAAAKALSRLHQLKLLGHTLVVEFAKEQESAQVLSQPCVSDKCKSLEEPVKEEEKIEPNCVKIEHGIAPNHGLTFPINSCLKYLYPPPSSAILANIANALASVPKFYVQVLHLMNKMNLPPPFGPITARPPMYEEYLPAPVPPPPIPPLPPEEPPLPEEEEGLSSGDESEYESDNDEEKERMTKLMELATLQPKRPINTKKRGVRKKQRIKDMLNVPVCTSHSNSHPTLSPSDVFEQPQHIGHKKIEFHISTEIPAVLQINSEKEEKNDLYAATEEINNTGFGRIFPAPSSNDKMETEEEDDEIPSEFISRKDLEKHRLSREEMEKYSVFKNYEPGDPNCRIYVKNLAKQVQEKDLKFIFGRYVDFQSEVERNMFDIRLMKEGRMKGQAFIGLPNEKAAAKALKEANGYVLFEKPMVVQFARSARPKQDANEGKRKK; from the exons ATGGCGGCGCCGGGCGCTGAGGAGCTGCGGGCGGGCGGCCTGGGGCCCGCGGGCGGCCCGGGGCTCGGCCCGGGGCTCGGCCCGGGGCTCGGCCCGGGGCTGGGCGCTATCCCGCCGCACCCGGGCGTCCCGCCGCACCCCGGTGTCTCGCGGCGGCGCGGGCGCACGCTGCTGGTGCGGCACCTGCCCGCCGAGCTGACGGCGGCAGAGAAGGAGGATCTGCTGCAGCACTTCGGGGCCGTGTCTGTGCGCGTCCTGTCGGACCACGGGCGGCTG aaaCATACTGCTTTTGCCACCTTTCCCAGTGAAAATGCAGCTGCAAAG GCTTTATCAAGACTGCATCAGCTGAAACTTCTAGGTCACACGTTAGTTGTTGAATTTGCAAAGGAGCAAGAGAGTGCACAGGTACTTAGCCAGCCTTGTGTCTCAGACAAGTGCAAAAG tttagAAGAACCAGtgaaagaagaagagaagataGAACCAAACTGTGTTAAAATAGAGCATGGAATTGCACCCAACCATGG CCTCACCTTTCCCATCAATTCTTGCCTCAAATATTTGTATCCACCACCTTCAAGTGCAATTCTAGCAAATATAGCAAATGCCTTGGCAAGTGTGCCCAAATTTTATGTCCAG GTACTTCATCTGATGAATAAAATGAATCTTCCTCCACCTTTTGGACCAATTACTGCTCGGCCTCCCAtg TACGAAGAGTATTTACCAGCACCTGTGCCACCTCCCCCAATCCCACCTCTGCCTCCTGAAGAGCCTCCTTTGcctgaagaggaagaaggacTGTCTAGTGGGGATGAATCAGAATATGAAAGTGATAATgatgaggaaaaggagag AATGACCAAGTTGATGGAATTAGCAACCCTTCAGCCTAAAAGACcaataaacacaaagaaacgTGGTGttagaaaaaagcaaagaattaaAGACATGTTGAATGTTCCAGTGTGTACTTCCCACAG TAACTCGCACCCTACACTGTCACCTTCAGATGTCTTTGAGCAGCCGCAGCACATAGGTCATAAAAAAATAGAGTTTCATATTAGTACTGAGATCCCAGCTGTTCTTCAgataaactcagaaaaagaagaaaaaaatg ACCTTTATGCAGCCACAGAAGAAATCAATAATACAGGCTTTGGAAGGATTTTCCCAGCTCCTAGCTCAAATGATAAAATGGAAACtgaagaggaggatgatgaaATACCATCAGAATTTATTTCTAGAAAGGATCTAGAAAAACACAGACTTTCTAGAGAAG aaatggaaaaatattctgttttcaaaaattATGAGCCAGGTGATCCAAATTGCAGGATATATGTGAAGAATTTAGCTAAACAAGTTCAAGAAAAG GATCTTAAGTTCATTTTTGGAAGATACGTTGACTTCCAGTCAGAGGTGGAACGCAATAT GTTTGATATCCGTTTGATGAAAGAAGGCCGTATGAAGGGACAGGCTTTCATTGGACTTCCCAATGAGAAAGCAGCTGCTAAAGCACTAAAAGAAGCAAATGGCTACGTCTTGTTTGAAAAACCCATGGTGGTT